A window from Azoarcus sp. DD4 encodes these proteins:
- a CDS encoding phosphatase PAP2/dual specificity phosphatase family protein, whose product MSRPPIAGAGAAALAAGEGGRILWLRSIGWLLLLGPFFFLSYGYANSAAAARGVTDALFFEWERAIPFVPWTIVPYWSIDLFYGLSFLYCRDRLVVDRHALRLLTAQCVSVACFLLFPLRFAFTRPDSDGLPGLMFDALAGFDQPYNQAPSLHISLLVIVWLRFALGAGREWRWLVHLWALAIGVSVLTTYQHHFIDVPTGALVGLLCVWAWPDRGPSPLAGWRGAVGAARLRLAFIYLAAAALLAAMAFAAGGGALWLLWPAAAFVLVALCYVGPGGRGFQKEGGRHRVATVLLCAPYIAGAWLNSRWWTRRHPQADAVVDGVWLGRMPRAADMRRGSFAALFDLAPELPAPRGRWHYDGLPWLDLVAPEPAGLVDAGRRIEALRTHGSVLVCCALGYSRSASAVAAWLLVSGRAADVTEAVAIVRRARPDVVLGPAHSAALAACADLARGRPDG is encoded by the coding sequence GTGAGCCGACCTCCCATTGCTGGCGCCGGGGCCGCCGCGCTGGCGGCGGGCGAGGGCGGCCGCATCCTGTGGCTGCGCAGCATCGGCTGGCTGCTGCTGCTCGGCCCCTTCTTCTTCCTCAGCTACGGCTACGCCAACTCCGCCGCGGCGGCGCGCGGCGTTACCGACGCGCTGTTCTTCGAGTGGGAGCGGGCGATCCCTTTCGTGCCGTGGACCATCGTGCCCTACTGGTCGATCGACCTGTTCTACGGCCTGTCCTTCCTGTATTGCCGCGACCGCCTGGTGGTCGATCGCCACGCGCTACGCCTGCTTACCGCGCAATGCGTGTCGGTCGCCTGCTTCCTGCTCTTTCCGCTGCGCTTCGCCTTCACCCGCCCGGACAGCGATGGCCTGCCGGGGCTGATGTTCGATGCGCTCGCCGGTTTCGACCAGCCCTACAACCAGGCGCCGTCGCTGCACATCAGCCTGCTGGTGATCGTGTGGCTGCGCTTCGCGCTCGGCGCCGGCCGCGAGTGGCGCTGGCTGGTGCATCTGTGGGCGCTGGCGATCGGGGTGTCGGTACTGACCACCTACCAGCACCATTTCATCGATGTGCCCACCGGGGCGCTGGTCGGCCTGTTGTGCGTGTGGGCCTGGCCGGACCGCGGGCCGTCGCCGCTCGCCGGCTGGCGCGGGGCTGTCGGCGCAGCGCGCTTGCGCCTCGCCTTCATCTACCTCGCCGCGGCCGCGCTGCTGGCGGCCATGGCTTTCGCCGCCGGCGGCGGCGCGCTGTGGCTGCTGTGGCCTGCGGCGGCGTTCGTGCTGGTGGCGCTGTGCTACGTCGGCCCCGGCGGACGCGGCTTCCAGAAGGAGGGCGGCCGTCACCGGGTGGCGACGGTGCTGCTGTGCGCACCTTATATCGCTGGTGCGTGGTTGAACTCGCGCTGGTGGACGCGGCGCCATCCGCAGGCCGATGCCGTCGTCGATGGCGTCTGGCTCGGCCGCATGCCGCGTGCCGCCGACATGCGCCGCGGCAGCTTCGCCGCATTGTTCGACCTCGCGCCCGAACTGCCGGCGCCGCGCGGCCGCTGGCATTACGACGGCCTGCCGTGGCTGGACCTGGTGGCGCCGGAGCCGGCCGGACTGGTCGACGCCGGCCGCCGCATCGAGGCGCTGCGCACCCATGGCAGCGTGCTGGTGTGCTGCGCGCTCGGCTATTCGCGCAGCGCGAGTGCGGTGGCCGCGTGGTTGCTGGTCAGCGGGCGGGCGGCGGATGTGACGGAGGCGGTCGCGATCGTGCGGCGTGCGCGTCCCGACGTGGTGCTGGGGCCGGCGCACAGCGCGGCGCTTGCCGCCTGCGCCGACCTGGCGCGGGGGCGCCCCGATGGCTGA
- a CDS encoding lysophospholipid acyltransferase family protein, translating to MGLERLTGAALCGFAKLVTGVRATWRDNAPEARQRVYFANHRSHGDFLLIWASLPPALRHATRPVAGADYWLTGRLRRYIAERVFRGVLIDRTAGARQADPVAQMSAALAAGESLIVFPEGTRNLGEGLLPFKSGIYHLARANPAVEFVPVWIENLGRVMPKGSLIPVPLLCSLSFGAALRLDGDEAKNDFLHRAQAALAALAPPAD from the coding sequence ATGGGGCTGGAAAGACTGACGGGCGCCGCCTTGTGCGGTTTCGCCAAACTCGTGACCGGCGTGCGCGCCACCTGGCGCGACAACGCGCCGGAGGCGCGCCAGCGCGTCTATTTCGCCAATCATCGCAGCCATGGCGACTTCCTGCTGATCTGGGCGTCGTTGCCGCCGGCGCTGCGCCACGCCACCCGGCCGGTGGCCGGCGCCGACTACTGGCTGACCGGCAGGCTGCGCCGCTACATCGCCGAGCGGGTGTTCCGCGGCGTGCTGATCGACCGTACCGCCGGCGCCCGCCAGGCCGACCCGGTGGCGCAGATGAGCGCGGCGCTGGCCGCCGGCGAGTCGTTGATCGTGTTCCCGGAAGGCACCCGCAACCTCGGCGAGGGCCTGCTGCCGTTCAAGAGCGGCATCTACCACCTGGCGCGCGCCAATCCGGCGGTCGAGTTCGTGCCGGTGTGGATCGAGAACCTCGGCCGGGTGATGCCCAAGGGCAGCCTGATCCCGGTGCCGCTGCTGTGCTCGCTCAGCTTCGGCGCCGCGTTGCGCCTGGATGGCGACGAGGCCAAGAACGATTTCCTTCACCGTGCGCAGGCGGCGCTGGCCGCACTGGCGCCGCCTGCGGACTGA